A genomic stretch from Scomber scombrus chromosome 8, fScoSco1.1, whole genome shotgun sequence includes:
- the LOC133984995 gene encoding forkhead box protein F2-like, with the protein MTTETPQQQLDPPPPLRSSPASGVLHPAMLSPQAATESSSTAAKGKKTSSGLRRPEKPPYSYIALIVMAIQSSPTKRLTLSEIYQFLQARFPFFRGSYQGWKNSVRHNLSLNECFIKLPKGLGRPGKGHYWTIDPGSEFMFEEGSFRRRPRGFRRKCQALKPMYRMMNGIGFGTSILPQSFDFQAPSASLACHSNSYNLDMMSNSMAGGYDGLSSGHHVPHMSPSPGSTYMASCPVPANGEYGPDSSSSPVPSSPAMASALDGHSPYASTSAHWASSGGSPYIKQQSLASSSPASSGLHSGMSPYSLEQSYLHQNGRDSHSTDISVGIPRYQSHSSVCDRKDFVLNFNGISSFHPSAGGSYYHHHHHHHPQSVCQDIKPCVM; encoded by the exons ATGACGACCGAGACCCCTCAGCAGCAGCTGGACCCTCCGCCTCCTCTAAGATCCAGCCCGGCGTCCGGCGTCTTGCACCCCGCCATGCTGAGCCCACAAGCCGCCACAGAAAGCTCGTCCACCGCCGCCAAAGGAAAGAAGACGAGCTCCGGTTTGCGACGGCCGGAAAAGCCACCGTACTCCTACATTGCTCTCATCGTTATGGCAATACAGAGCTCCCCCACCAAACGGCTGACACTCAGTGAGATTTACCAGTTCCTACAGGCTCGCTTCCCATTCTTCAGGGGCTCATATCAGGGCTGGAAGAACTCAGTTCGGCATAATCTTTCGCTCAACGAGTGCTTCATCAAACTGCCCAAAGGACTGGGCAGGCCGGGGAAAGGCCACTACTGGACCATCGATCCGGGCAGTGAGTTCATGTTCGAGGAGGGCTCGTTTCGTCGCAGACCCAGAGgctttagaagaaaatgtcaagCTCTGAAGCCCATGTACCGGATGATGAACGGCATAGGCTTCGGCACTTCCATTCTGCCACAGAGTTTTGACTTCCAGGCTCCATCCGCCTCCCTCGCCTGTCACAGCAACAGCTACAACTTGGACATGATGAGCAATTCAATGGCCGGGGGATACGACGGGCTGAGCAGCGGCCACCACGTACCCCACATGTCTCCCAGCCCCGGATCCACATACATGGCGAGCTGTCCCGTGCCGGCCAACGGGGAGTACGGAccggacagcagcagcagccccgTACCGTCCTCTCCAGCCATGGCCAGCGCGCTGGACGGCCACTCCCCGTACGCCAGTACATCCGCACACTGGGCTTCCTCCGGCGGGTCCCCCTACATCAAACAGCAGTCTCTAGCCTCCAGCAGCCCCGCATCCTCTGGTTTACACTCCGGCATGTCGCCTTACTCTCTGGAGCAGAGCTACCTTCACCAGAACGGCAGGGACAGCCACTCTACCGACATATCAG TGGGAATCCCGCGTTATCAGAGCCATTCCTCCGTGTGCGACAGGAAAGATTTTGTGTTGAACTTTAACGGCATCTCCTCTTTCCACCCCTCTGCTGGCGGATCCTActatcaccatcaccatcatcatcatcctcagaGCGTCTGTCAGGACATCAAACCCTGCGTGATGTga
- the LOC133985086 gene encoding forkhead box protein Q1-like: MKLEVFSAHHFVQKPMELCMDAEGGVPSPLSGDELGSDGDCVANSPAPVIQGGDGSKGKPYTRRPKPPYSYIALIAMAIRESSSGRLTLAEINDYLMKKFPFFRGSYTGWRNSVRHNLSLNDCFLKVLRDPSRPWGKDNYWMLNPHSEYTFADGVFRRRRKRIAKRPSKEQESPDILSEDTRLPAPEERVGAKFSSSFAIDSILSKPFKRREDIHVDAETHGPRLYWSPGAHLLPYTLNYPAQHSYLSEAGYSSIEPSRDALTYLQHTAPGMVVPEAAPHALKMPNKGHGFHIDSLLS, translated from the coding sequence ATGAAACTTGAAGTTTTCTCCGCGCACCACTTCGTGCAGAAGCCGATGGAGTTGTGCATGGACGCAGAGGGGGGAGTGCCCTCTCCTCTGTCCGGGGACGAGCTGGGGTCTGACGGGGACTGCGTTGCCAACAGCCCGGCACCTGTCATTCAAGGCGGCGACGGCAGCAAGGGGAAGCCTTACACCCGCAGGCCAAAACCTCCTTACTCCTACATCGCCCTCATCGCCATGGCCATCCGGGAGTCCAGCAGCGGCCGGCTCACCCTGGCAGAGATTAACGACTACCTGATGAAGAAGTTCCCGTTCTTCCGTGGCAGCTACACCGGCTGGAGGAACTCGGTGCGCCACAACCTGTCACTCAACGACTGCTTCCTCAAAGTGCTGCGGGACCCGTCCAGGCCCTGGGGCAAGGACAACTACTGGATGCTCAACCCGCACAGCGAGTACACCTTCGCAGACGGGGTGTTCCGCCGCAGGAGGAAGCGCATCGCCAAGAGGCCCTCCAAGGAGCAGGAGAGCCCGGACATCCTCAGCGAGGACACCCGCCTACCTGCCCCGGAGGAGAGGGTGGGGGCCAAGTTCTCCAGCTCCTTCGCCATCGACAGCATCCTCAGCAAGCCCTTCAAACGGAGGGAGGACATCCACGTGGATGCAGAAACCCACGGTCCAAGGCTCTACTGGTCACCAGGGGCCCACTTACTCCCCTATACTCTGAACTATCCTGCACAGCACAGCTACCTGTCAGAGGCGGGCTACAGCAGCATAGAGCCCAGCAGGGATGCACTCACATACCTCCAGCACACAGCACCGGGCATGGTCGTACCCGAGGCTGCCCCCCACGCACTCAAGATGCCCAATAAGGGGCATGGTTTCCACATAGACTCTCTGCTGTCATAA